One segment of Ricinus communis isolate WT05 ecotype wild-type chromosome 8, ASM1957865v1, whole genome shotgun sequence DNA contains the following:
- the LOC8271703 gene encoding BTB/POZ domain-containing protein At5g60050, with the protein MAASREVSTMIKQGFISDPTLSFSPSRSITSSTATTLSRVFLNSPTNSKTLLSPPHFNNSTELTHPPPPPPTRSSHHPTLFQMMSEEQSFEQNRQKTQSKISKIVKEFDNFNNYCGFGLGDVRLTVIGRDGLKVSCDVHKRVLIEKSGFFREKLRDREKGIMHSVEISECDDVEVYLEALVLMYCDDLKKRLMGEEVTKVLAVLKVCAAITFDAGIMSCLEYLEAVPWSEDEEENIISHLSQLQLHDSANEVLQRVSCELSTSYRSDDIFLKLLNGVLQAKDDKARREMRTVISRLFKEDSSNHDNRLDISKDTLYSLCHGCLSSLILCLSEAACMNDARLDRGGLMSDIGREAENLQWIVDILIDRKAAEEFVKLWADQKELAVLHSKIPTLYRHEISKVTAQLCIAIGRGQILVPKETRFLLLSTWLEPLYADFGWIRRACKSVDKKLVEDGLGRTILTLPLLQQQAILLNWFDRFLSKGDDCPNIQRAFEVWWRRAFVRQYVDAQSNSQLQITVCDYPN; encoded by the exons ATGGCAGCATCAAGAGAAGTATCAACAATGATAAAACAAGGGTTCATATCAGACCCAACACTTTCTTTTTCACCTTCAAGAAGTATTACTTCTTCCACAGCAACAACACTCTCTAGAGTTTTTTTAAACTCTCCAACAAACTCTAAAACCCTACTCTCTCCCCCTCACTTCAATAACTCAACTGAGCTGACTCACccgccaccaccaccaccaactCGCTCTAGTCACCACCCGACCCTTTTCCAGATGATGTCTGAGGAGCAATCTTTTGAACAAAACCGTCAAAAAACCCaatcaaaaatctcaaaaatagtTAAAGAATTTGATAACTTCAATAACTATTGTGGTTTCGGATTGGGTGATGTGAGGCTTACTGTGATTGGGAGAGATGGACTTAAGGTTTCTTGTGATGTGCATAAAAGGGTTCTGATTGAAAAGAGCGGATTTTTTAGGGAGAAGTTAAGAGATAGAGAAAAGGGTATTATGCATTCAGTTGAGATTAGTGAGTGTGATGATGTAGAGGTGTACCTTGAGGCTTTGGTTTTGATGTACTGCGATGATTTGAAGAAGAGATTGATGGGTGAGGAGGTCACCAAGGTCTTGGCAGTCCTCAAG GTATGTGCAGCTATCACGTTTGATGCAGGGATTATGTCATGCTTAGAATACTTGGAAGCAGTGCCGTGGTCGGAGGATGAAGAGGAAAATATTATATCTCATCTCAGTCAACTTCAACTTCATGACTCAGCAAATGAAGTTCTCCAAAGAGTATCATGTGAACTATCTACTTCTTATAGATCTGATGACATCTTCCTGAAACTGCTGAATGGCGTTTTACAAGCCAAAGATGACAAAGCTCGCCGCGAGATGAGAACTGTAATTTCTCGGTTATTTAAAGAAGACTCATCTAATCATGATAACAGGCTTGATATTTCGAAAGATACCCTTTATTCTCTCTGCCATGGATGTCTTAGTTCTCTAATCTTATGCTTATCTGAAGCTGCATGTATGAATGATGCCAGGCTTGATCGTGGAGGTTTAATGAGTGACATAGGTCGAGAAGCTGAAAATTTGCAATGGATTGTTGATATTCTCATTGATAGAAAAGCAGCAGAGGAGTTTGTAAAATTGTGGGCAGATCAGAAGGAGCTTGCAGTTCTCCATTCAAAGATCCCTACCCTCTACCGACATGAAATCAGCAAGGTCACCGCACAACTATGCATTGCCATCGGAAGAGGACAAATCTTGGTGCCAAAAGAAACTCGGTTTTTATTGTTGTCTACCTGGTTGGAACCTCTTTATGCAGACTTTGGGTGGATAAGGAGGGCTTGTAAATCTGTTGATAAAAAACTGGTTGAGGATGGACTAGGGCGAACCATTCTTACCCTTCCACTGCTGCAACAGCAAGCTATTTTGCTAAACTGGTTTGATCGATTCCTTAGTAAAGGGGATGACTGCCCAAATATTCAGAGAGCATTTGAGGTTTGGTGGAGAAGAGCTTTTGTCAGACAATATGTAGATGCGCAGAGTAATTCACAGTTGCAAATTACTGTTTGCGATTATCCTAACTGA